In Natronococcus occultus SP4, the following proteins share a genomic window:
- a CDS encoding glutamate-cysteine ligase family protein, with the protein MKTSLEVEYWVVDGDGDLVRPESLLDVSDQVDPEFVEPMLEIKTTPCSSMVELREEFLERLEHVVGAARDRNKRLVPLATPLYASPAELPYREKRGTDLQRRIVGPTFDDARVCAGTHVHFEQSNVAAQLNALTAIDPAFALLNSASHYRGERIVECARPYLYRRSCYDACPDQGQLWSYVDDATDWERRLEDAYDGFRERALERGVEPARFDDEFGPYDAVWTPVRLRKAMPTVEWRSPDAALPSQVLQLAETVRSIVAHADARGTVVDGAEPSTDGAAGKLTLPDFETVESVTDAAIHDGIGNQDVRRYLRELGFAPDDYEPFADRLPESRLTKRQAKQLRLEAARQLEDDLERAHARA; encoded by the coding sequence ATGAAAACCAGCCTCGAGGTGGAGTACTGGGTCGTCGACGGCGACGGCGATCTGGTACGACCCGAATCACTGCTCGACGTTTCGGACCAGGTCGATCCCGAGTTCGTCGAACCGATGCTCGAAATCAAGACGACTCCCTGCTCGTCGATGGTCGAGCTCCGTGAGGAGTTTCTCGAACGGCTCGAGCACGTCGTCGGCGCGGCTCGCGACCGAAACAAGCGACTCGTTCCGCTCGCGACGCCGCTGTACGCCTCACCGGCCGAACTCCCGTACCGAGAGAAGCGTGGGACCGATCTCCAGCGCCGGATCGTGGGACCGACGTTCGACGACGCCCGCGTCTGTGCCGGCACGCACGTCCACTTCGAGCAGTCGAACGTCGCCGCTCAGCTCAACGCCCTGACGGCGATCGATCCCGCGTTCGCACTCCTTAACAGCGCCTCGCACTACCGCGGGGAGCGAATCGTCGAGTGTGCGCGTCCCTACCTCTACCGGCGCTCGTGTTACGACGCCTGTCCCGACCAGGGACAGCTCTGGTCCTACGTCGACGACGCCACTGACTGGGAACGGCGGCTCGAGGACGCCTACGACGGATTCCGTGAGCGCGCCCTCGAGCGCGGCGTCGAGCCGGCTCGTTTCGACGACGAGTTCGGCCCGTACGACGCAGTCTGGACCCCCGTTCGGCTGCGAAAGGCGATGCCAACCGTCGAGTGGCGCTCGCCGGACGCGGCCCTGCCGAGCCAGGTGCTCCAGCTGGCCGAAACGGTGCGGTCGATCGTCGCACACGCCGACGCCCGCGGTACCGTCGTCGACGGTGCCGAGCCGTCGACCGACGGCGCCGCTGGAAAGCTGACGCTTCCCGACTTCGAAACCGTCGAGTCGGTTACCGACGCGGCAATCCACGACGGGATCGGAAACCAGGACGTGAGACGCTACCTGCGAGAGCTCGGGTTCGCTCCCGACGACTACGAGCCGTTCGCGGACCGACTCCCCGAGTCGCGGCTCACGAAACGGCAGGCAAAGCAGCTGCGACTCGAGGCGGCACGACAGCTCGAGGACGATCTCGAACGGGCACACGCCCGAGCCTGA
- a CDS encoding C45 family autoproteolytic acyltransferase/hydolase — MDELIADVDTFAEQARRRAATEREAVEWAVDELATAIDERGVEIEPLLEYGRRSRESLPDRHRRAYEAMAAEFDVDPAVYDVYVFAYSELCEELADGDGRSEKNPKGCTNVLVAPSAVDPEPPIDTGSTSRGALVLKNRDIAGWGTRPKSIVEQPPLDDYYGFLTVDTCGTISIFKGVNDQGLVAANTYIDSERDDVDPENQLRNGTVIRIVLEECATVAEARAMLESVPTRHLCGQTLFLADETDAVLLEIDPVAERIAVDDDPVVARTNHFVLSESTETESSTKRRERALSLLEDAERIDRNDLWQFAQDHENGPGDDSICRHPEPETDEPHAFGQLTTASTAVLEGGSPTIEVAMGNPCAADRTRCSFGEEIPTELRTGRRWLDRR, encoded by the coding sequence ATGGACGAGTTGATCGCCGACGTAGACACGTTCGCTGAACAGGCCAGACGGCGCGCGGCGACTGAACGGGAGGCCGTCGAGTGGGCGGTCGACGAGCTCGCGACCGCGATCGACGAACGCGGAGTCGAGATCGAGCCGCTGCTGGAGTACGGTCGGCGAAGCCGCGAGAGTTTGCCTGACCGCCACCGTCGAGCCTACGAGGCGATGGCCGCGGAGTTCGACGTCGACCCGGCGGTCTACGACGTGTACGTGTTCGCGTACTCGGAGCTCTGTGAGGAGCTGGCCGACGGGGACGGCCGCTCCGAGAAGAACCCGAAGGGGTGTACGAACGTCCTCGTCGCCCCCTCGGCGGTCGATCCGGAGCCCCCCATCGACACCGGGTCGACGAGCAGAGGAGCGCTCGTACTGAAGAACCGGGACATCGCTGGCTGGGGGACCCGTCCGAAGTCGATCGTCGAACAGCCGCCGCTCGATGACTACTACGGGTTCCTGACGGTCGACACCTGTGGCACGATCTCGATCTTCAAGGGGGTCAACGATCAGGGGCTGGTCGCGGCCAACACCTACATCGACAGCGAGCGAGACGACGTTGATCCCGAGAACCAGCTTCGGAACGGGACCGTCATTCGGATCGTGTTAGAGGAGTGTGCCACCGTTGCGGAGGCTCGGGCGATGCTCGAATCCGTTCCGACCCGACACCTGTGCGGGCAGACGCTGTTTCTCGCCGACGAAACCGACGCCGTCCTGCTCGAGATCGATCCAGTTGCCGAGCGGATCGCCGTCGACGACGATCCCGTCGTGGCACGGACGAACCACTTCGTGCTCTCGGAGTCGACCGAGACGGAGAGCTCGACCAAGCGTCGGGAACGGGCGCTGTCGCTGCTCGAGGACGCCGAACGGATCGATCGGAACGATCTGTGGCAGTTCGCGCAGGATCACGAGAACGGTCCCGGAGACGACTCGATCTGTCGGCATCCGGAGCCAGAGACGGACGAGCCACACGCGTTCGGTCAGCTGACGACCGCGAGTACGGCCGTCCTGGAGGGCGGTTCGCCGACGATCGAGGTCGCGATGGGCAACCCGTGTGCGGCCGACCGTACGCGGTGTTCGTTCGGCGAGGAGATCCCGACGGAGCTTCGAACGGGGCGTCGGTGGCTCGATCGCCGCTAA